The genomic window CAGCCAACCACCACGACAAAGTTCAGGTGGCCAAGCAGAATTGGATACCCTTAGCAGAAGTATCGTCGAATGGGATCCCCTATTGAGTCAAGCCCTTGAAAGGGAGCCGCAATGAATTGGTAACAAAGTTAAGAACATCTAAGAACCTCTTTCCTGAGGGAACAGAACAAGAAGGCTTTCCACCCCCTCAGGTAGCCGGACTTTAACGTTCCTCAGGCACTTCGATGGAGCCGTCAATGATCTGCTGCTTCACGGCTTCTACAGCCGCCACCAAATCCGCAGGGATCAGGGCTTCGTTGTACTCATCCAGGGCATAGCCCACACCCTCATTCTCTAGACCAAAGTCTTGAATGCCACCGACAAAATTGCCCTCCACCACACTCCGAATCACGTCATAAGTGGCAACATCCACCCGCTTCAGCATCGAGGTGAGGCCGTGGTTGAGGGTGGCAGGGTTGTTGTCGGTATCCCCCAAGTAGTTTTGGTTGGCATCCACCCCAATAAAGAACATCGGACGGCTATCGCCACTGCAGACATTGGCGTAATCAGCCGGCTTAGGCACATCCGCAAAGGGATCCCGAATGAAGCTCACCCCGCTGGGCAGATCGGCGGTTTTGATGCACCGTTCTTGCTTAACAAAGTCAATTAACCCCAGGCCGGATCCCCCAGCGGCTGCGTAGATGATATCTGCCCCCTGTGCTTTTTGGGCGGCGGCAATCTCTTTGGCTTTGGCCGGATCATTCCAGGCAGCCGGTGTCGTCCCGACATAGTTGGCGATGACGCGACAGGTGATCCCCTCTTCGGCACAGGCGTATTCCACCCCTGCCCGATAGCCCGCCTCAAACTTGTGGATCAAGGGAATATCCATGCCGCCCAAGAAGCCGACAACCCCGGTTTGGGTTTGTTTGCCGGCAATGTAGCCTACCAGGAAGGATCCCTCATGTTCCCGGAAGAGAAGGCTAGCCACGTTATCTTCTTCGGGAGAAACAGAATCCACCAAGCCAAACTTCACATCTTTGAACTCTGCAGCACTGGCAGTCACCGCCGGTTCCAGAGCAAAGCCTACACCTATCACCACATCAAAGCCTTCTTCGGCAAACTTACGCACCCCTGGCCCCAGTTGCGAGGGATCCGTCGGCTCAAAATCAAACACCTGAACGCCAAAATCTTGCTTAGCCCGTTCCGCCCCTTCGGCAGCCGATTGATTAAAACTGCGGTCATTTTTACCGCCTTCTCCAAAGGCAATGCCCACCCGTACAGACTGAGCTTGAGCAGAATGGCTGATCGCCAGCAGCCCTGCCAGTACTCCTGTCAATACTAAAGAGATCCCCAATGTTTTTTGTTTTTGCATCATCATGATTCCTAATGCCCCAGTAGCTTAATTAACATTTCACGAAAAGCCAATTTGTCCGCTCTGAGCACAACCTCAGCATTGGCGGGCTGGCCCATAATGCCCAAACGATCCACCAAACTATAGCCGCGGGTCCGCTCCCCCCGACATTCAACATCCACGTAGTGACGACGACTTTCCCGAATCAGTTCCGGTTGCAAGGCCATCGCCATCGTCAAAGAATCGGGATGAGTAATGCCATTCAGACCACCTCCACCTGGGTGAGAGCGGTTGAACTCCCAGGCCACCCGGTTCACAGCTAGGTAAAACCGGCTGAGAGGAGTATCTAGAGATAAAATCGGTTCTAACTCTTCTTGCGTCAGCAGACCATCGCTAACCGATAAATCCCAGGGGGAAAGAACCACATCAAACCCAGCTTGCAAAACGATTTGAGCTGCTTCCGGATCGACATAAAAATTGAACTCAGCCGCTGGAGTAATGTTACCGAGCGCATTGTTGGTGCCGCCCATAATCCAGAGCTTTTTCACCTTTTGCGGCAGGGTGGGGTCTTGGGCTAGGGCCAGCGCAAGGTTCGTCAGGGGGGCTTGGGCGATGATTTGTAATTCTCCGGCGTAGCGGTTGGCCAGTTCTACAATCGCAGCCGGGGCAAACAGAGACTCTGGGCGCTGCTTGGCCTTGGGAAAAAAAGAATTGCCCATGCCATCTTCCCCATGGACATAAGCTGCTGTAACCAGTTTGCCCACCAGAGGCTTGCTAGCTCCGGGGTATACGGGGATCCCGGCTTTTCCCGCCACTTCCAAGGTGTAAAGGGCATTTTCGCTGCATTGTTCTAGATCCAGGTTGCCCGCACAAATGGTGATGGCTTCAACCCGGCTGTTGGGCCAGAGCAGCCCGAAGAGGATCGAGGTGACATCATCTCCGGCAGTGTCCGTGTCGATCAAAAAGCGCTGCAAAGCCATATCCAGGCAACACCCAAATAACCTGTCATCTTACCGATCGGAAGCCGTCTGAGGGCGAAAGTTTAGGTCAGCTTTAGCTTGAAACTGGAGCGGTTGCAGGATATAGCAGGTGTATCTTGAGGTAAAGTGCCCGCTCGAGTCGAGGGTTTATGTCTAATTCTGAGGGACTTCATCCTGCTAGCGCGATCCGCTCGATT from Thermostichus vulcanus str. 'Rupite' includes these protein-coding regions:
- a CDS encoding BMP family lipoprotein; translation: MQKQKTLGISLVLTGVLAGLLAISHSAQAQSVRVGIAFGEGGKNDRSFNQSAAEGAERAKQDFGVQVFDFEPTDPSQLGPGVRKFAEEGFDVVIGVGFALEPAVTASAAEFKDVKFGLVDSVSPEEDNVASLLFREHEGSFLVGYIAGKQTQTGVVGFLGGMDIPLIHKFEAGYRAGVEYACAEEGITCRVIANYVGTTPAAWNDPAKAKEIAAAQKAQGADIIYAAAGGSGLGLIDFVKQERCIKTADLPSGVSFIRDPFADVPKPADYANVCSGDSRPMFFIGVDANQNYLGDTDNNPATLNHGLTSMLKRVDVATYDVIRSVVEGNFVGGIQDFGLENEGVGYALDEYNEALIPADLVAAVEAVKQQIIDGSIEVPEER
- a CDS encoding nucleoside hydrolase, coding for MALQRFLIDTDTAGDDVTSILFGLLWPNSRVEAITICAGNLDLEQCSENALYTLEVAGKAGIPVYPGASKPLVGKLVTAAYVHGEDGMGNSFFPKAKQRPESLFAPAAIVELANRYAGELQIIAQAPLTNLALALAQDPTLPQKVKKLWIMGGTNNALGNITPAAEFNFYVDPEAAQIVLQAGFDVVLSPWDLSVSDGLLTQEELEPILSLDTPLSRFYLAVNRVAWEFNRSHPGGGGLNGITHPDSLTMAMALQPELIRESRRHYVDVECRGERTRGYSLVDRLGIMGQPANAEVVLRADKLAFREMLIKLLGH